From a region of the Streptococcus ruminantium genome:
- the fusA gene encoding elongation factor G, producing the protein MAREFSLEKTRNIGIMAHVDAGKTTTTERILYYTGKIHKIGETHEGASQMDWMEQEQERGITITSAATTAQWNNHRVNIIDTPGHVDFTIEVQRSLRVLDGAVTVLDSQSGVEPQTETVWRQATEYGVPRIVFANKMDKIGADFLYSVSTLHDRLQANAHPIQLPIGSEDEFRGIIDLIKMKAEIYTNDLGTDILEEDIPAEYLEQAQEYREKLVEAVAETDEDLMMKYLEGEEITNEELKAGIRKATINVEFFPVLCGSAFKNKGVQLMLDAVIDYLPSPVDIPAIKGINPDTDAEEERPASDEEPFAALAFKIMTDPFVGRLTFFRVYSGVLNSGSYVMNTSKGKRERIGRILQMHANSRQEIETVYSGDIAAAVGLKDTTTGDSLTDEKAKVILESINVPEPVIQLMVEPKSKADQDKMGVALSKLAEEDPTFRVETNVETGETVISGMGELHLDVLVDRMRREFKVEANVGAPQVSYRETFRAQTSARGFFKRQSGGKGQFGDVWIEFTPNEEGKGFEFENAIVGGVVPREFIPAVEKGLVESMANGVLAGYPIVDVKAKLYDGSYHDVDSSETAFKVAASLALKEAAKSAQPTILEPMMLVTITAPEDNLGDVMGHVTARRGRVDGMEARGNTQIVRAYVPLAEMFGYATVLRSATQGRGTFMMVFDHYEDVPKSVQDEIIKKNGGNA; encoded by the coding sequence AAATGGACTGGATGGAGCAAGAGCAAGAACGTGGTATCACAATCACATCTGCTGCGACAACAGCACAATGGAATAACCACCGTGTAAACATCATCGACACACCAGGACACGTGGACTTCACAATTGAAGTACAACGTTCACTTCGCGTTCTTGATGGTGCTGTAACCGTCCTTGACTCACAATCAGGTGTTGAGCCACAAACTGAAACAGTATGGCGTCAGGCGACTGAATACGGTGTTCCACGTATCGTATTTGCTAACAAAATGGATAAAATCGGTGCTGACTTCCTTTACTCAGTATCAACGCTTCATGATCGTTTGCAAGCAAATGCTCATCCAATTCAATTACCAATCGGTTCTGAAGATGAATTCCGTGGTATCATTGACTTGATCAAGATGAAAGCTGAAATCTATACCAATGACCTTGGTACAGACATCCTTGAAGAAGATATTCCGGCTGAATACCTTGAGCAAGCACAAGAATACCGTGAAAAATTGGTTGAAGCAGTAGCTGAAACGGATGAAGACTTGATGATGAAATACCTTGAAGGTGAAGAAATCACTAACGAAGAATTGAAAGCTGGTATCCGTAAAGCGACCATCAACGTTGAATTCTTCCCAGTATTGTGTGGTTCTGCCTTCAAAAACAAAGGTGTTCAATTGATGCTTGATGCGGTTATTGACTACCTTCCAAGCCCAGTTGATATTCCTGCTATCAAGGGTATCAATCCAGACACAGACGCAGAAGAAGAGCGTCCAGCGTCTGACGAAGAGCCATTTGCAGCTCTTGCCTTCAAGATTATGACAGACCCATTCGTAGGTCGTTTGACATTCTTCCGTGTGTACTCAGGTGTCCTCAACAGTGGCTCATACGTGATGAACACTTCTAAAGGTAAACGTGAGCGTATCGGACGTATCCTCCAAATGCACGCAAACAGCCGTCAAGAAATCGAAACGGTTTACTCAGGAGACATCGCAGCTGCGGTTGGTTTGAAAGACACGACAACTGGTGACTCATTGACAGATGAAAAAGCTAAGGTTATCCTTGAGTCCATCAACGTTCCAGAACCAGTTATCCAATTGATGGTTGAGCCTAAGTCTAAGGCAGACCAAGACAAGATGGGTGTTGCCCTTTCTAAATTGGCTGAAGAGGATCCAACATTCCGTGTTGAAACAAACGTTGAAACTGGTGAAACAGTTATCTCTGGTATGGGTGAGTTGCACTTGGATGTCCTTGTTGACCGTATGCGCCGTGAATTTAAGGTTGAAGCAAACGTAGGTGCTCCTCAAGTATCTTACCGTGAAACCTTCCGTGCACAAACTTCTGCTCGTGGTTTCTTCAAACGCCAGTCTGGTGGTAAAGGTCAATTCGGTGATGTTTGGATTGAATTTACTCCAAACGAAGAAGGAAAAGGTTTCGAGTTCGAGAATGCAATCGTCGGCGGTGTGGTTCCACGTGAGTTCATCCCTGCGGTTGAAAAAGGTCTCGTAGAATCTATGGCCAATGGTGTGCTTGCTGGTTATCCAATCGTTGACGTGAAAGCTAAGCTGTACGATGGTTCATACCACGATGTCGACTCATCTGAAACAGCCTTCAAAGTGGCAGCATCTCTTGCCCTTAAAGAAGCTGCTAAGTCAGCTCAACCAACTATCCTTGAGCCAATGATGCTTGTAACCATCACTGCGCCAGAAGATAACCTTGGTGACGTTATGGGTCACGTGACTGCACGTCGTGGTCGTGTTGACGGTATGGAAGCTCGTGGTAATACACAAATCGTTCGTGCTTATGTACCACTTGCTGAAATGTTTGGTTACGCAACAGTTCTTCGTTCGGCTACACAAGGTCGCGGTACTTTCATGATGGTATTTGACCACTACGAAGATGTACCAAAATCTGTACAGGATGAAATTATCAAGAAAAATGGTGGCAATGCTTAA
- a CDS encoding G5 domain-containing protein yields MKNKKFQGLVGLALIASLVNPLPWFENVNLLDSVKVLAAEEDTPPEDIEEPDARELQVLNQLDAKLSEFEEYLNANNTEEAQYFLEDEKENIERWLTATSKTARGQASAKRWNSLLARHNGTGDVTPKPVITTKDVTTTVDIDFTTTRVASVTMEEGKEVITTPGVKGVRTIIYTVTYTDGVETNRTEKSNVVTKEPVNQVVTYGTKKPEVTPTVTTTEETKTEVVPFTEIRENDPNLEAGKEVVATEGKNGVRTIVYTVTKKDGTETGRVVKSDTITTPAVNKVIKVGTKKPAVPVVTTEEVSETKSVPFETIRENDPNLEAGKEVVATEGKNGVRTIVYTVTKKDGTETGRVVKSDTITTPAVNKVIKVGTKKPVVPVVTTEEVSETKSVPFETIRENDPNLEAGKEVVATEGKEGVRTIVYTVTKTDGVETSRVVKSDTITTPAVNKVIKVGTKTTTSPVVTTEEVSETKPVPFETIREEDPNLEAGKEVVAAEGKEGVRTIVYTVTKTDGVETSRVVKSDSVTTPAVNKVIKVGTKTTTSPVVTTEEVSETKPVPFETIRENDPNLEAGKEVVAAEGKEGVRTIVYTVTKIDGVETGRVVKSDTITTPAVNKVIKVGTKRSVATPVATAKENKSKTENKNKTKVVDGKVLPETGEQSSGLAVIGLTLLVGLLTFVKNKRKKS; encoded by the coding sequence ATGAAAAATAAAAAGTTCCAAGGACTAGTCGGACTAGCACTTATTGCAAGTTTAGTAAATCCATTGCCATGGTTTGAGAATGTAAATTTATTGGATTCAGTGAAGGTGTTAGCTGCTGAGGAAGATACACCGCCAGAAGATATTGAAGAGCCGGATGCTCGGGAACTCCAAGTTTTAAACCAACTAGATGCAAAACTTAGTGAATTTGAAGAATATTTGAATGCAAATAATACTGAGGAGGCACAATATTTCTTGGAAGATGAGAAAGAAAATATTGAACGCTGGCTAACTGCCACTTCGAAAACAGCTAGAGGGCAAGCCTCTGCTAAACGTTGGAACTCTCTCCTTGCTCGTCATAACGGGACTGGTGACGTGACACCTAAACCAGTTATCACTACTAAAGATGTAACGACTACAGTTGATATTGACTTTACTACTACTCGTGTTGCAAGTGTAACAATGGAAGAAGGAAAGGAAGTTATTACGACCCCAGGTGTCAAAGGTGTTCGCACAATTATTTACACAGTAACATATACAGATGGTGTTGAAACTAACCGTACTGAAAAAAGTAACGTTGTAACGAAGGAACCAGTCAACCAAGTGGTAACTTATGGTACTAAAAAGCCTGAGGTTACACCAACTGTTACAACTACAGAAGAGACAAAAACAGAAGTTGTACCGTTTACAGAAATCAGAGAAAATGATCCAAACCTTGAGGCAGGCAAAGAAGTTGTCGCTACTGAAGGTAAAAATGGCGTTCGTACGATTGTTTATACAGTGACGAAGAAGGATGGAACTGAAACTGGTCGTGTGGTCAAGAGTGATACCATCACTACTCCAGCTGTTAATAAAGTCATCAAGGTTGGTACTAAAAAGCCAGCAGTTCCTGTTGTAACGACAGAAGAAGTTAGTGAAACCAAGTCTGTACCATTTGAAACAATCCGCGAAAACGATCCAAACCTTGAGGCAGGCAAAGAAGTTGTCGCTACTGAAGGTAAAAATGGCGTTCGTACGATTGTTTATACAGTGACGAAGAAGGATGGAACTGAAACTGGTCGTGTGGTCAAGAGTGATACCATTACTACTCCGGCTGTTAATAAAGTCATCAAGGTTGGTACTAAAAAGCCAGTAGTTCCCGTTGTAACGACAGAAGAAGTTAGTGAAACCAAGTCTGTACCATTTGAAACAATTCGTGAAAATGATCCAAACCTTGAGGCAGGCAAAGAAGTTGTCGCTACCGAAGGAAAAGAAGGTGTTCGTACGATTGTTTATACAGTGACGAAGACAGATGGCGTTGAGACTAGTCGTGTAGTCAAGAGTGACACCATTACTACTCCAGCTGTCAATAAAGTCATCAAGGTTGGAACAAAAACAACCACTTCTCCTGTTGTAACGACAGAAGAAGTTAGCGAAACCAAGCCCGTACCATTTGAAACAATCCGTGAAGAAGATCCAAACCTTGAGGCAGGCAAAGAAGTTGTCGCTGCCGAAGGCAAAGAAGGTGTTCGTACGATTGTTTATACAGTGACGAAGACAGATGGCGTTGAGACCAGTCGTGTGGTTAAGAGCGATAGCGTTACGACTCCAGCTGTTAATAAAGTCATCAAGGTTGGAACAAAAACAACCACTTCTCCTGTTGTAACGACAGAAGAAGTTAGCGAAACCAAGCCCGTACCATTTGAAACAATCCGCGAAAATGATCCAAACCTTGAGGCAGGCAAAGAAGTTGTTGCTGCCGAAGGTAAGGAAGGTGTCCGTACGATTGTTTACACTGTTACTAAGATAGATGGTGTTGAAACTGGTCGTGTAGTCAAGAGTGATACCATCACTACTCCAGCTGTTAATAAAGTTATTAAGGTTGGAACAAAGAGATCTGTAGCTACGCCAGTTGCTACAGCAAAAGAGAATAAGTCAAAAACTGAAAATAAAAACAAGACAAAAGTTGTTGATGGAAAAGTGTTGCCAGAAACTGGTGAACAATCATCAGGTTTAGCGGTGATAGGCTTGACTCTACTGGTAGGGCTTTTAACATTTGTAAAAAATAAAAGGAAAAAGTCGTAA
- a CDS encoding vWA domain-containing protein — translation MNKKQNRSKLKKLTSWIASFVMIVALGISITKGVFIKAVELGKVGTNTVATQEGCAIKIETTEKVSWTLPRQPIDLVILQDTSGSFKDTIHHVQTALKELTRPVKLEDYNENDPRLVFTDNPETTDRVMINTFQGLDGGYTYDIPSGGYYDPYGYWVPSTDSNFTSYWSTNWQTNPDLVYKYNSSALLTNKDAIDSAIDAFKTDGGTPTVPAIEDTIAKYNEIKGTMSNNRKTVFLLVTDGVANGVRKNGNVVIERSNYRDYVLQRYFQSRGVEGSERYIPEASQNYLARAKELEEAGTKLKELVKSDDGNTQNDGAVVVGFWEEVAGFTKGSQYGTTYLEGFGNTGVDTGDTRTVQEVFHQALRSVATSDKYYVNEQSDPKSFADRILKSVAQALVKEDVQGEFTVTEGYTVKSVTINKKKIVDVVKDPTKEIRGTIKQVGQKVTISVPESVFNPGENNFDYELNHVEDPETLSEEDEKEPADDYVPSKKNVTVGQLTGTFKVGKHETAMIGSKIPTSVEVTDLKYCYPNVTKTITDQDKSNDIGTLQGYPEGAIRPSYAANLTEASENFSYDLTYRMNNLPLNVKKNFMLVDELDYRLEYKSAYVTDTSGARTNFEVKTKEVADPYTGKTQTVVYAVIPPKAGDTSNPNVNEGLYGGHKFARYTLHIETKIKDDYTYKNNPEAYKALIQENDGYGILNQGKIIWEIIQRIQELQFVVRMQFT, via the coding sequence ATGAATAAGAAACAAAATCGCAGCAAGCTAAAAAAACTCACAAGTTGGATAGCATCTTTTGTGATGATTGTTGCGCTTGGCATTAGCATAACCAAGGGAGTCTTTATCAAAGCTGTAGAGCTTGGGAAAGTAGGAACTAATACTGTAGCTACCCAAGAAGGTTGTGCTATTAAGATTGAGACAACTGAGAAAGTTTCATGGACCCTGCCTCGTCAGCCAATTGACTTGGTTATTTTGCAGGATACATCTGGCTCTTTCAAAGATACTATCCATCATGTGCAAACAGCTCTGAAGGAATTAACAAGGCCTGTTAAATTAGAGGACTATAATGAAAATGATCCTCGTTTAGTTTTTACAGATAATCCAGAAACCACAGACCGTGTTATGATTAACACCTTCCAAGGTCTTGATGGAGGCTATACTTATGATATTCCCTCAGGTGGCTATTATGATCCTTATGGATACTGGGTGCCATCAACGGATAGTAACTTTACTTCATATTGGTCAACTAATTGGCAGACTAATCCTGATTTGGTCTACAAATACAATTCAAGTGCACTTTTAACAAATAAAGATGCTATTGATAGCGCTATTGATGCATTCAAGACTGATGGTGGTACACCTACAGTTCCTGCTATTGAGGACACTATCGCTAAGTATAATGAAATCAAGGGAACAATGAGCAATAACCGTAAAACGGTATTCTTGTTAGTTACCGATGGTGTTGCAAATGGTGTCCGTAAAAATGGAAACGTTGTTATAGAAAGAAGTAATTATAGAGATTACGTACTACAAAGATATTTCCAAAGCCGAGGAGTTGAAGGATCAGAACGCTATATTCCTGAGGCCTCTCAAAACTATCTTGCACGTGCTAAAGAACTGGAAGAAGCTGGAACTAAGCTTAAAGAATTAGTAAAATCTGATGATGGAAATACACAAAATGATGGTGCAGTAGTAGTTGGTTTTTGGGAGGAAGTGGCTGGTTTCACCAAGGGATCTCAGTATGGAACCACTTATTTAGAAGGCTTTGGAAATACAGGTGTTGATACAGGTGATACGCGGACAGTACAGGAAGTATTCCATCAAGCACTACGGTCTGTGGCGACAAGCGATAAGTACTATGTAAATGAGCAGTCTGATCCTAAATCTTTTGCTGATAGGATTCTCAAGTCAGTAGCACAGGCTCTTGTGAAAGAGGATGTTCAGGGTGAGTTTACAGTAACGGAAGGTTATACAGTTAAATCTGTTACTATCAACAAGAAAAAGATCGTTGATGTTGTCAAAGATCCGACTAAAGAAATCCGTGGAACTATCAAGCAAGTAGGGCAAAAAGTCACCATTTCTGTCCCTGAAAGTGTTTTCAATCCTGGAGAAAATAATTTTGATTATGAGTTGAATCATGTTGAAGATCCTGAAACTCTCTCTGAAGAAGATGAAAAGGAGCCAGCAGATGACTATGTTCCAAGTAAGAAAAATGTAACAGTTGGGCAACTTACAGGTACGTTTAAAGTTGGAAAGCATGAAACTGCAATGATTGGTTCAAAAATTCCAACAAGTGTGGAAGTCACTGATCTTAAGTACTGCTATCCAAATGTGACGAAAACTATCACAGATCAAGATAAGAGTAATGATATTGGTACACTTCAGGGGTATCCAGAAGGAGCAATTCGTCCATCTTATGCTGCGAATTTGACAGAGGCAAGTGAGAACTTCAGCTATGATCTTACTTATCGTATGAATAACTTGCCACTTAATGTCAAGAAAAACTTTATGTTGGTTGATGAGCTTGACTATCGTCTAGAATATAAGTCTGCTTATGTGACAGACACTAGTGGAGCACGGACGAACTTTGAAGTTAAGACAAAAGAGGTCGCAGATCCTTACACAGGTAAAACTCAAACAGTTGTATATGCAGTCATTCCACCAAAAGCTGGTGATACTAGCAATCCGAATGTTAACGAAGGTCTTTATGGCGGGCACAAATTTGCGCGTTATACTCTCCATATCGAGACAAAGATCAAAGATGACTATACTTACAAAAATAATCCAGAAGCCTATAAAGCTCTCATTCAAGAGAATGATGGTTACGGTATTTTGAACCAAGGTAAGATTATTTGGGAGATAATCCAACGGATCCAAGAGCTTCAGTTCGTCGTTCGAATGCAGTTTACGTAG